The genomic segment aatttaataaatttttaagatgaatttttattattttttttaattaacattTCAATAATTTGATAATTAGATTTTAGTAGTTTTTTTTGTTAGATTTTAATTAACAACTTATTAAAATGTtagttaaaacaaaaataaataaataatcatctTAAATAACTACGAATTTGATCAATTTTTAAgatgaatttaatttttttttaagatcaatacTTTTGTTATTTagattttactaatttttttaggtcaataaattattttattaaatttttttgtagCAAAAATTTTTAGGCATTGAAGTCCAACAAAATGAACTACATAGGTATTTATTCCGCAACTTTCTCGAAAATGAATTTTGCTGCTAATCAAGTGCTGCCACGTGTACCGCTTAACATACTTAATGGTTGGGGGACCAACGTCCACACCAAATATATAACGGCAGAGATTTTTGCCGCCAAAAAATTTACACACggatttaagtgcaacaaaatgaACTAGATGAATATTAATATAGCAAATTTCCCATATTTTAATAAGAAAAGTACATCTACTTAACAAAAATTCAGTAGGTTGTTTTGTACAAAAATATGACCCTCGAATCACTTTCAACCATAAGATTTaactttacaaaaaaaaaatctaatggcTGAAAAGAAAAGATAGCTCAAGCCCCAGCCCAAGGGATTACATAATTACCCCCAGCCCCCAAAAAAAATACTCTCAAAATTTTGCTTTTCAGTTTCTTCCAAATGGATATCAAGCCCAAGCCCACCAGCGAACCTGCATCATACATGTGCAAACAAGACAAGGCCTACAGAACTGGAAGCCCGCGTCCGCGTCTGTAATGATCGGCCACGTGTCACTTTGTCTGTTTAATTACATAAGAAAAAGGAAAAGTATCAATCCCAACAATTTCTATTCTTATATATCTTTtgcaaatttaattaaattaaaaaaatgaaaattaagCAAGAGACGGTGACCCTGGTTCTGGTCAACCTGGCCGGGATCATGGAGAGAGCCGACGAGTCTCTGTTACCGGGTGTGTACAAAGAAGTGGGCGCAGCCCTCCATACCGACCCAACTGGACTTGGCTACCTCACTCTCTTCAGGTCTATGGTCCAGTCCTTGTGCTATCCACTCGCTGTCTATTTCGCCCTCCGCCATAACCGAGCTCACGTTATCGCTCTTGGTGCCTTTCTTTGGGCCGCCGCCACTTTCCTTGTTGCCTTCTCTTCCACCTTTCTTCAGGTACTTTATTCTTACGTTACATTTCTTCCAAAGATAGAAGAGAACAAAGAATTTGGTATCTTTTCAATTTTGGAATCCAAAGTTTCTAATTTTAGTAATAATTTATTGCTAAGCATTGTAGATGTAATTAATTTAGTTTCCTAATTGGCGTAAGAGAACTTGTTTCAATTGTCTAtaccatatatacatatatatatatatatatatatacatctacTATGGAGTTAAAAGAAAGTAGATACCAACATAACAATTGACTCAACTCAAACTGATGCTGATGATTAAATGGATGCATCTTCAATATCAAGACAAAAAGTACGTTTTTATCTTTGTATCATACCGGCAGATTGAATTTACTATTATTCACATATTTTTCAACAGGTGGCCGTATCAAGAGCTTTAAATGGGATCGGCCTTGCTCTAGTTGCTCCTGCAATCCAGTCCCTTGTGGCTGATTCAACAGATGAGAGTAATCGCGGTATGGCTTTTGGATGGCTCCAACTGACAGGGAACCTTGGCTCTATAATCGGCGGGCTCTCTTCTATAATGATAGCTCCAACAACGTTCATGGGAATCCCTGGTTGGAGGATCTCGTTTCATATTGTTGGATTAATCAGTGTGATTGTTGGGGTGTTAGTGCGTCTCTACGCTACTGATCCCCATTTTTTAAATGAAACAAAACCCAGCAATGAGATTTCTGGCAATTCCTTTTGGTCAGAAGTCAAGGAGCTAGTAAAACAAGCTAAGGCAGTCGTTAAAATTTCATCTTTTCAGATTATTGTGGCGCAGGGTGTCACTGGTTCCTTTCCCTGGTCAGCTTTAGCATTTGCACCGATGTGGTTGGAGCTCACAGGATTTTCCCATGAGAAAACCGCATTTCTTGTAGGCTTGTTTGTGGTTTCGGGTTCCCTTGGAGGACTTTTTGGTGGCAAAATGGGCGATGTCCTTTCTGTGCATCTACCAAATGCTGGAAGGATAATCCTAGCTCAAATAAGTTCGGCATCTGCTATCCCTCTTGCAGCCATACTTCTACTGGGTTTACCTGATGATCCGTCAACCGCAGCCATTCATGGTTTGATCTTGGTAGTAATGGGATTCTGCATATCTTGGAATGGTCCGGCCACGAACAAGTGAGTACTCTGGTCTGGTGTTTCTTTCAGTGTTCTTCACATTTCAGCAAGTATGCCCCCTCTAGAATTGTCACAAGGCTGTTAGACTTGCTAAATCAAACCAGTctattttctgattttttttttaatcaaagttAAAAGTGTATTAAGGGGAATTTTGACATAGATGTTATGGTCCTTGCAGTCCTATTTTTGCAGAGATAGTTCCTGGGAAGTCCCGAACCAGCGTGTATGCATTGGACAGGTCTTTCGAGTCTGTACTCTCATCATTTGCTCCCCCTGTAGTCGGGTTATTGGCACAACATGTTTATGGTTATAGACCGGTTGATAAAGGGTCCTCTGCATCTGAAGAGATTGCCACAGATAGAGGAAATGCTGCGTCTTTGGCCAAGGCACTGTACACAGCAATAGGAGTTCCGATGGCTCTCTGTTGTCTTATCTACTCATTCCTGTATTCAACCTATCCAAGAGATCGGGAGCGAGCTCAAATGGAAGCTTTGATAGAATCAGAGATGCTGCAAATAAGATCGGAATTACCTGCAGATGGGCAACATCCTCATCAAGTTCTGTTATCCGAGTCAGGAGAACCATATTTGCGGGAAAGAACCGTAATCGAAGTGGAGTATGAGGAGGATGCTATTTTTGATTTTGATGATGGTGTTGATGTTGATAATGATGGTGATGAGAATACATTGTTGTACCGCCAATTAACATTTGCCAATCTAAGTGCACCGTAAATGATCTACAGGCAGACGTTGACTTAACTTCCACAAATCTACAACTACAATATCAGCAAAACTCAAGCTTGTGAGGTCATACAGAGCTTTTTGCGGGGTATGAACCTCACAAAAGAAAGTAAAAGGCtacattacaaaaaaaaaagttgacaATGTCAGTTTACATGCGTGCTTCAGAGTCTCTGTGACCCTAACTTGATAAGAGGGGAAATGGAAATTCAAAGCTTGATGATAATGTAATTTATGTTACCCTCAATTTTGTTAAGTGGTAGAAATTCTAGTCCATATAAAAAGAATTAGGCGATGTTTACAAATCAATGGACAGTCAAAAGAACTAGCGAGAATTGTTCTCCAGTATATTCATTCGTGTATTTACTTTCATATTTGTCATAAAAATTTGTTGTACTACACTTACAATCAGTTAAATTTAGAATGTTCAGTAAACATGTCAATGAActatccttttctttttcattacATATTAGTAAAACGTAGCGACAAAGTTCATGTTTAACGTAGTTCACTATCGTTTAGCGTCATTGACCGacattgtaattttttatttttattttttaaatggacCGACATAGCAATTAATGGAGATAACCACATAAACTTTTTTTTcatacttaataaaaataattataccCTTTTTCggttaaaaaaatacaaaaaatgacAACTCattttttcttatatttaaaaaaaaaattaaaatgtaaacaaaattcaagattttccttaaaaatttaaaagtaggttatatttaaatttgaaatagtaaacaTGAGCTTATATTTAAGTTGGTTTGAAATTATAAACAAGTACTTTacctttatgtttttatttatcttttgagttttttttattaGAAATTAATCACATTTATTGGAATAgaaattcaaaaatatatttatcttTAAATTTGAAATTGCAAACAAATATTTTCATTATTATAGATTCTATGTTTGTGGAGAAAATAACTTTTTATTTacttacaacaaaattataaacaataaGTTTACTATTTactatttattttaatgaaattgtAAACAATGAGTTTACAATTTAGTAAAGTAAGAGTAAAATATCTATAAGTTCATATCCTGCAGATACagtacaattttttatttaatgaaaatgtaattattgaatttattttttaattatttaaatgaaattgtaaGCAATGAGTTTATTTtgcaataatttattttaaaattttttaaattttcttaGCATTCTATTTAAAACTATTAGTATTAATTGATATAGCaacttttttattataatttttggaaaaaaattgaagaaaaataataatttatatataaaagtgtgaataaatataTTACATTTATTTGAGATATTGAAGGACTATGAGAGTATATGGAATTGAgaaatttgaaatatatatatatatatatatatatgtgtgagagTATGAAATAGTTAAACTATTCAAAAATGATAATTTAGAAATTTtactataaaaataaaaagtgagcAATTTTATGGAGTGatgtgaaaaaataaaaaagctcTTGTGGCCATTTCTGCAATTAATGAGAGCAGAAATTTTCACTCTTTATATAATCACACAATATTCAAAGGGAAATTTGAACTTTTATGCTTAATGTGGGGTATTAAGTCAAAAATATACTAGGCTCTTTGATCATTTTAAAATAATGTCAAAAGTTTTGATAGTACCCAAAATGCCCCTGCCACAATTCCCCTACTCTCTTCTCATTTCCTCATTTCTCGCTCTtggttcactctctctcactcacCTAACCTCACAGCACCACTAAGAGCACCATGGGTAGAGATCTGAGCACTACCAACAGCCGAGCTCCTCCCTAAGAGGAAGCCATTTGTAGAGATCAAGACTGTAacaccccaaactccagggactgttacggtgtgccttataaacagtgctaaactcgctaatcgagttatttggccaaatcCTGAATAAATATATtacatgattagcggtttagggattaaaaattttggttaagatgtaacgtttcattagaacgtttactatatacattgggatcccaaaaatataatttaaaggcctattacaagaaaatatttacaaccagccgatctaagcggcaaaatagggtttaaccctagttcctcttcaaacctcggccgtagcggtcgagcagctgcatatgtacacatcgtcacctaagctctccaactcaatgatggtccagctttctttttcctttacttgcaccacatagcacccgtgagccgaagcccagcaagaaaacataatatgctcatgaacagtaataacatgtcatcaaaacaTAAGGCGCACGCCTAGCAGAGATAGCCCTATTCAACCAGGAAAATGAGTTCACATAACGTTGaatataacacatcaaccaataatcataataatcatacaggaattttagcccaaaatagaagagtgacagttgtaatagtcactaaggtgggtttattcccaatagccatgtgatgatagggtcaccggggctttatagataagtgaacatttcactagcttaaacaggataggttcatgatgactagtcaccaacataaccttcctcatgactctagagtcataactatggaactctgttccctagccatgtgacaagcagtcacctaggccttaggccttaggccctggctctgagtaactagtcctagactagtcaagcgcttataagattcatcgaccttagggtcggtccagcgttaatgccttagagtcattcaacgctgatatcgattagatctaatcttcattcggcccagCGTTCAGGACGCctatgctgtttctgactcttaggtcagtatccctgactagttagtgccatatacaagtaaacaatattcgctagcatttaatatgtaatcaatgtccacttttatcaaccaacatacctcaacaacaatcatgcatgtcatatgcacagggtgcagttttcttacctcgggttcgagcaagaattagtaaaagaaggaccattgagaacgatcaatcatttgatcctttagcggtcacctagtcataaccaaatatggaatcccatcaataaaataaatcataaaaaggtttataatctaaaaccacactcccgggatccatcccgcattctcgggactcttaatctacccaaacgaggtaaaggaaccaacccccgagccttaaaagtcatcccgagccctaaaaataggttaCTGGAAAAAgcactagcgctggggcactgcctagtagcactggggcgctgccccaaagtcaaaGAAGCCCAgaatctgccctgcctagcgctgaaACCAAGCCTCAAAAcaaatcccaaacatcatccaaacatctaattcaacccctaaacttcatctacaacacaccctcatcaaaacccaagcagccaaactcaagaacttccattaattcccacctaacacatcaaaatcctcaactaaAACTTATTAGAAAAACAGAATATAAAGAAAcgattttcatggctgaattccttacctcaagcttgacttagatccccttcaatgattgaaccaaggtcctaagccctcaagcttTTCTCTCCTAACTTGgatcctcaaattggctctcaaaaatcaaaaggaagaatgagagaagaacatgtacgggagagaaagagatgaggatgatgatgctctatttttcacaattccacagccttctaaatgatacatatcctttgccaaatgaccatatttcccctaggtcaattaaacccctctaaagacttccaagggtaaaaccgtcatttcccacctatctcgttaattataattaacacccttcaattcccgttgttctcaatattctcaaataccaataattcatatcccgttaccctctaattcccagcaacgttctaatcaccaaattaccccgagactcactccgagcctcgaacttaatctcgttatgactagaccgaaaacttgcattcctgatcgtctcatgccgaatggctcgaaccaatccacatataatgtggtattatttataatttgcccacatgcatgaaaatacacaatcacgccctcaacaggccaaattacaaaaatgcccttataattaaatgtggacccatatgcatgcatttatcatcatataataatatcattcacataacacatgcatataatcatttaataacataataaatcaattatggccctcccgacctcctaatcaaggtcctaaaccttattaggaaatttggggcattacaaagaccaaagtaaattttgaggaatcTTGGAGTTAAAACTTATGGGTAAGAAAATTTTTCTTAAACACTTGGATTAAtgatgtttcctttaaactttttgggcatttcgaatagatcttagcaatatttgcacatatttttagtttttttggttttttgtcaATCTGCGTTTTTtgcaatttttctgggtttgagttGTGCTCGATGGGTTCTCGATGCCTGCTCAATGCAGCCTCAATGGCATATCATTTTTTATGGTTACATGCTTGCTCAATGGTTACTCGAAgcaagctcgatggtaatgtgcattctcacgatTTCATGCATGATCGATGGTTATTCGATTCCTGCTCAAAGATGTCTTGATGGTCATGTGCATTCTCACGATTCATACATTCTCGATTGTTACTCGATGATTGCTCGAGGTAAGCTCGATGGCAGTGTGATTTTGCATGTTTTCATACATGCTTGATTGTTACTTGGTTCCTGCTCGATATTAGCTCGATGGTAGTGTGATTTTGCATGTGTTTCATGCATGCTCTATGTTTagtcgatgcatgctcgatggtgtgcattttcattctattttttggTGTGCTCGATAGGTATTGTTTCTTGCTTGATAGTCATCGAGGCATACTCAATGGCATCCTCGACGCATGcttgttgattttttttctagtttttcaGCTAATTGTATTTGTGTTTTTCTTATTTCAGGTTAACtgtttacgtatttgtttcttacaacAGTGTTTGGGAAACAGATgataggaaatggtattttaaggatgctgaaggtgaagtgataccaatagagaatgatgtcacttacttgcaactacttgacatacaacacgagacatttcaggtggatagagaggtgtatgaattgaaactcgaggtgTCGTACGTATGCGGCGACCAACCATTTGCACCGGTTCATTTAAGGAATGATCgtcaagttcgtgtattcttaAGAATGAGCTTGAAAGAACGGATAGCCTTATGTGTGACTCCAGTGAAGAAAAATGTTATATCAAATCCTTCTCCTATTGTGAGCAAAAAAGACACAACCAATGTCGATCCATCTCCTACAGGtagcagttacaagcatcttagtgaggtgggcacttttgttccaaTTACTGATCCGATGGCTACTGTTCAGCTTGATATACCACATGGAGGTCCCACAAGTGTGCTTGAGGCATGTGAGTACGATCcttatgtgaatgatgatccagttaGTAATTactttgaagataatgatgatggttccaaggatgactcgtattattgtgcagatgtttcaaatgaggagttagacatttcccaagcccaacaagtagaagaacaGTCAGGACTACCTCTTGTACAGGTACACCTCCCAACTCAAGGACGCAGAACACCTGCCAGAAGTAGTAATCGTCCTGCTAGGATAGAAGATAACACTAggtggagggagacaattgtatcaagagTAGACCACACcagatggagtgccccaatgtttacgaaagaagatattgaggcatctgctaaaacccattcctcatcatctggtgcaccaatgggagaaatatatgttgggaagacttttgaggacaagaatgatttaaaaaccaaagtttctctatttgcaatgaagaataactttgagtatatggtgaaaaagtcttgtactgacgtgtggtatatcgcatgcaaagatcctgactgttgttggagactgagagggaaaaaactaccaatgtcccccatgtttgagatcacagTGTACAAGAGCGTGCACACATGCTCACTAGAACTGCGACAAAAAGGTCATCGTCAAGCTGcaccgtgggttgttgggcacctcataaagaacaaatacgcAGTTGATGGGACCAGCTACATGGAAAAcgacataaaggaggatatgaagaaaattTTTGGTATTTATATGAGTTATAAAAAGGCATAgagatgtagagagaaggcacttaagtatgttagggggacatatgAAGATTCGTATTGTAAGTTTTCATCCTACTTGCACTTGTTGCAGTAAAAGAATCCAAGTACAATTATTGATTTTGTCACTAAAGATGGTCGTTTCCtatattcactacaagaaaatatgcttttaataacaccgaaaatgtgttatcaaaacataccataacactttttgatgtgttaagaccgactatgttatcataggtcagggtactttacataacactttatcattgttatacaaatgtgttattatactgtcaacgataacacaatttctgtgttattttaataaatagataagtgtttaattatgttatttatagttgattatataacacatttcaatacttataaatttgtgttatactgcactttagtataacactttttttgtgttataacacattttttgtgttatactatactttagtataacacattatttgtgttatactacactttagtataacacatgtgttatattagctcagagaaacataatctttttctacttacacaaaactaggaaaacaaatatgaaagttgaagccaaataaggtaacataaatagatttttattaattactcaaatgtaattacaatatttagtctactagtctaggcttaagaaatcatattacaacataatttatgcccaattcagattcctttatcactaaatacaaaacaagaaatatacacaaaaattagtgaaatacattcttccattctaaaggcctcaactacaaatgttgtcaagaattgctccaaagaaatcatctcaatatacctgcacattgtaaaaaaaaaatccttttattattaagaacataagacttaagctagtttccacctgtaagcatataaagtttaaattagtTATATGAACTAGTTTATATACCTAACTAAACTGCCATATAGCCAATTCCTTATTAGTGATTCATTGAGAACcatcacatattttaattaaCATATGAAATATATGGAATGGATGCAACTTATAGTTTAGTCCCTTCATGTTGATTGCAACTTATAGTTTAGTCCCTTCACTTATCTTTTTTATTCTCTCTTTTCAATCTGAATATGATTCAAACCACTTGTAAAaaaatgtgactgatattaattgtatatttatataaataatttttacacaaacataattcattatatgtataattTCATTGAATTTCCTGTAACACAAGTATAGGAGCCAAAAAAGGGAAACACCATAGTTTTCATGCCCAAAACATAAGAAACACAAGTATCAGATTAAAAGTAAACAATGAATTGATGAATCAAaataaattcaaagagaaaagcagAGGCTACAAAACTAAATGGGTCAGTTTCTAAGTTGAAAAAAATTCTGATACAGGGAGCTATGTCCCTTGACATGGGAAGACTATTCACATGATATGGCATTGGAATTTTCTCTTATGTGGTAACTTTTTTGACTACCACTTAATTGTTTATATTTCTAAtgataatatattcatattatttatACTAATAAGATTACTAATGAATGAAAACATGAACAGGTCCCAATATATATAGCAGAGAACAAAATGAATAAGATTACTAGAGAAATCAAAATTGTTGTCCAAGCTCTGGGAAAGACCTGTAACCAGTTGAAAAATCATTCTGTTAACAAGACATGATTCACTTCTGAAAGCACTAGTTGTTAATATTATTTAGTTATGTTAGTTTGTCTGCTGAAGAGTTTGTTATATGGTAGTTAGTTTCATAACTACCCCCTCTGTACTACTCATTCTCTATATAAATAAAGCTCTTGACTAACTCTCTTTAATGAGTTCAATTTAGGCACCGTGAAAGCTGAGAAAAAAAACTGGTCCATGCACTATTTTACCAATCCCAGGAAACATCATTTCATTG from the Humulus lupulus chromosome X, drHumLupu1.1, whole genome shotgun sequence genome contains:
- the LOC133803222 gene encoding uncharacterized protein LOC133803222 — protein: MKIKQETVTLVLVNLAGIMERADESLLPGVYKEVGAALHTDPTGLGYLTLFRSMVQSLCYPLAVYFALRHNRAHVIALGAFLWAAATFLVAFSSTFLQVAVSRALNGIGLALVAPAIQSLVADSTDESNRGMAFGWLQLTGNLGSIIGGLSSIMIAPTTFMGIPGWRISFHIVGLISVIVGVLVRLYATDPHFLNETKPSNEISGNSFWSEVKELVKQAKAVVKISSFQIIVAQGVTGSFPWSALAFAPMWLELTGFSHEKTAFLVGLFVVSGSLGGLFGGKMGDVLSVHLPNAGRIILAQISSASAIPLAAILLLGLPDDPSTAAIHGLILVVMGFCISWNGPATNNPIFAEIVPGKSRTSVYALDRSFESVLSSFAPPVVGLLAQHVYGYRPVDKGSSASEEIATDRGNAASLAKALYTAIGVPMALCCLIYSFLYSTYPRDRERAQMEALIESEMLQIRSELPADGQHPHQVLLSESGEPYLRERTVIEVEYEEDAIFDFDDGVDVDNDGDENTLLYRQLTFANLSAP